The following coding sequences are from one Triticum aestivum cultivar Chinese Spring chromosome 5A, IWGSC CS RefSeq v2.1, whole genome shotgun sequence window:
- the LOC123108033 gene encoding pathogenesis-related protein 1 produces the protein MEYSPKLSVVLLLALASAMAVVTAQNSPQDFVDPHNAARANVGVGPVTWDDNVAAYAQKYAEQRRGDCQLVHSGGQYGENIYGGRGGGADWTAADAVQAWVSEKQYYDHGSNSCSAPADKSCLHYTQVVWRDSTAIGCARVVCDGGDGLFIICSYNPPGNYEGVSPY, from the coding sequence ATGGAGTACTCGCCGAAGCTATCAGTGGTACTGCTCTTAGCTCTCGCGTCCGCCATGGCGGTCGTCACGGCTCAGAACTCGCCGCAGGACTTCGTGGACCCCCACAACGCGGCGCGCGCCAACGTCGGCGTCGGGCCGGTGACCTGGGACGACAACGTGGCTGCGTACGCGCAAAAGTACGCGGAGCAGCGCCGCGGCGACTGCCAGCTGGTACATTCGGGCGGGCAGTACGGGGAGAACATCTAcggaggccgcggcggcggggccgaCTGGACGGCGGCGGACGCCGTGCAAGCGTGGGTATCGGAGAAGCAGTACTACGACCACGGCAGCAACAGCTGCTCGGCGCCGGCGGACAAGTCGTGCTTGCACTACACACAGGTGGTGTGGCGCGACTCGACGGCCATCGGCTGCGCCCGCGTCGTctgcgacggcggcgacggcctgTTCATCATCTGCAGCTACAACCCGCCGGGCAACTACGAGGGGGTGAGCCCATACTAG